From a single Candidatus Defluviilinea gracilis genomic region:
- a CDS encoding iron ABC transporter permease — protein MYARRQVDTYTSKQGFLVYLYTCFRVYLSTLPLWLLPLTFLALAFFFPLSKILALTFSPSTFTPENLRNTQHVVLFTFYQASLSTLLTLLLGVPSAILFARFNFRGKTLLRALTAVPFLLPTVVVAASFNSLLGSRGLLNTILQSSNSLFHPSSFLLHPFIAILLAHLFYNTTIVIRIVGAALSNLNPKLDQAARTLGADSLRVWLNVTLPLLRPSILAASLLVFLFDFTSFGVILLLGNSRLSTLETEIYFQAVRQFNLPLAALLSIIQLLCTLTVSILYSKYAIRNTQYNPHPTPPLKPKSLKQKLYVVPLCSLLTVYFALPLASLPFRSLTRLEADRGQRGEVQYGFTTDYYKELFINRRGSVFYVPPFQAILNSLTYALATTILSILLGFPAAFALAHPTRLEKILDPLIMLPLGSSAVMLGLGFIITYGRWLASPWLVPFAHTLVALPFVIRTLQPAIASIPQRLRQAASTLGASPLDVWKNIDLPILRRATLAAATFAFTISLGEFGATLLITRPEYPTIPVAIERFLSQPGGLNYGQAMAMATILMALTTVSILIIEKFRLPYTSDF, from the coding sequence ATGTACGCACGTAGACAAGTAGACACGTACACAAGTAAACAGGGCTTCCTTGTTTACCTGTATACGTGTTTCCGTGTATACCTGTCTACCTTACCCCTCTGGCTCCTCCCGCTCACTTTCCTCGCCCTCGCCTTCTTCTTTCCTCTCTCCAAAATCCTCGCACTCACATTCTCCCCTTCAACATTCACCCCCGAAAACCTACGCAACACGCAACACGTAGTACTCTTCACCTTCTACCAAGCAAGCCTCTCCACCCTCCTCACGCTCCTCCTTGGCGTCCCCTCCGCCATCCTCTTTGCCCGCTTCAACTTCCGCGGCAAGACTCTCCTTCGCGCTCTCACCGCCGTTCCCTTTCTCCTCCCAACTGTCGTAGTCGCCGCCTCCTTCAACTCCCTCCTCGGTTCGCGCGGACTACTCAACACAATTCTCCAATCCTCTAATTCTCTCTTTCATCCTTCATCCTTCCTCCTTCATCCTTTCATAGCCATCCTCCTCGCCCACCTCTTTTACAACACCACCATCGTCATCCGCATTGTCGGCGCCGCGCTCTCCAACCTCAACCCCAAACTTGACCAAGCCGCCCGCACCCTCGGCGCCGACTCGCTCCGCGTGTGGCTCAACGTGACTCTTCCCCTTCTTCGTCCCTCCATCCTCGCCGCCTCGCTCCTCGTCTTTCTCTTTGACTTCACATCCTTCGGCGTGATTCTCCTCCTGGGCAACTCGCGACTCTCCACCCTCGAAACGGAGATCTACTTCCAAGCCGTCAGACAATTCAACCTGCCCCTCGCCGCGCTCCTCTCCATCATCCAACTCCTCTGCACCCTCACCGTCTCCATCCTCTACTCCAAATACGCAATACGCAATACGCAATACAACCCACACCCCACACCTCCCCTCAAACCAAAATCCCTCAAACAAAAACTCTACGTCGTCCCCCTCTGCTCACTGCTCACTGTTTACTTTGCACTCCCTCTCGCCTCCCTCCCATTCCGTTCCCTCACCCGCCTCGAAGCGGACCGTGGTCAACGCGGCGAAGTCCAATACGGATTCACCACCGACTATTACAAAGAACTTTTCATCAACCGTCGCGGCTCCGTATTTTATGTTCCCCCGTTTCAAGCGATCCTCAATTCCCTCACGTATGCCCTTGCGACAACAATTCTCTCAATTCTCCTAGGTTTTCCCGCCGCATTCGCGCTCGCGCATCCCACGCGCCTCGAAAAGATCCTCGATCCCCTCATCATGCTCCCTCTTGGATCATCCGCCGTGATGCTCGGGCTGGGATTCATCATCACGTACGGCAGATGGCTTGCCTCGCCGTGGCTTGTCCCGTTCGCGCACACACTTGTCGCGTTGCCGTTTGTCATCCGCACACTGCAACCCGCGATCGCCTCCATCCCGCAGAGATTACGTCAAGCCGCCTCAACTCTAGGCGCGTCGCCCCTCGACGTGTGGAAAAATATTGACCTCCCGATTCTCCGCCGCGCAACCCTCGCCGCCGCCACGTTCGCGTTCACCATTTCCCTCGGCGAGTTCGGCGCGACCCTTCTAATCACGCGCCCCGAGTACCCAACCATCCCCGTCGCCATCGAACGTTTCCTCTCGCAACCTGGCGGTCTGAATTACGGTCAAGCCATGGCGATGGCGACCATCCTCATGGCGCTCACCACCGTCAGCATTCTGATCATCGAAAAATTCCGCCTCCCATACACAAGTGATTTCTAA
- a CDS encoding DUF2085 domain-containing protein has product MEQVTTQPKFQNLLRWMLPIAAMFAFAAWFFIAPPGLLGKADGIGYAVCHRISERSFHIGDRQLPLCARCTGEFNAAAISLIFFAFASGKKSGFPGWRLGAPLILFFLAFGLDGSNSYLYLLKQTSPDAFKNIPNLYIPNATLRLLTGSGMGIALASILFPAFNQTVWKTTSPERALDWKKLAMLVGIILLVDLLILTDSPLVLYPVAILSALGVLTLLTIVFTMTWLMIMRQENAFHRLNEMWMPFLAGLTLALLMISAIDLLRFNLTGTWGGIPLG; this is encoded by the coding sequence ATGGAACAGGTAACGACTCAACCCAAATTTCAAAATCTTCTGCGCTGGATGCTTCCCATCGCGGCAATGTTTGCCTTCGCGGCGTGGTTCTTTATCGCGCCTCCCGGTCTGCTCGGCAAGGCGGACGGCATCGGGTACGCGGTCTGTCATCGCATCAGCGAGCGCTCCTTCCACATCGGCGACCGTCAACTTCCATTGTGCGCGCGCTGCACCGGTGAATTCAACGCCGCGGCGATCTCGCTCATCTTCTTCGCGTTTGCCAGCGGGAAGAAAAGCGGATTTCCCGGTTGGAGGCTTGGCGCGCCGCTCATCCTTTTCTTCCTCGCCTTTGGGCTGGACGGATCGAACTCCTATCTGTATTTGCTCAAACAGACCTCCCCCGACGCCTTCAAAAATATTCCCAACCTGTATATCCCGAACGCCACACTGCGGCTCCTCACCGGCAGCGGCATGGGCATCGCGCTCGCTTCGATCCTCTTCCCCGCCTTCAATCAAACCGTTTGGAAAACCACAAGCCCCGAACGCGCGCTCGATTGGAAAAAACTCGCCATGCTGGTCGGCATTATCTTGTTGGTCGATCTGCTCATCCTCACCGACAGCCCGCTCGTTCTTTATCCTGTCGCCATCCTCAGCGCGCTCGGCGTCCTCACCCTGCTCACCATCGTCTTCACCATGACATGGCTGATGATCATGCGGCAGGAAAACGCGTTCCACCGACTCAACGAAATGTGGATGCCCTTCCTCGCCGGGCTGACTCTCGCCCTTTTGATGATCTCGGCAATTGACCTGCTCCGCTTCAACCTGACGGGGACCTGGGGAGGCATCCCTTTGGGTTGA
- a CDS encoding DUF4126 domain-containing protein — MELLTGIFTAFGLSASAGLNAYIPLLIVGLVARYTNLLNLSQPWDTLSNPWIILMLCVLVIIEMLADKVPAVNHINDVIQTFIRPTAGAIAFAASANVVTDVSPVLALAAGLLVAGTVHVAKAGALRPAVTATTGGAGNVPVSIAEDIISTVLSIVAIILPILIGTLIIVVGAFIIYWLYRRANRVTT, encoded by the coding sequence ATGGAACTACTAACTGGAATCTTCACTGCTTTTGGGCTTTCGGCAAGCGCAGGATTGAACGCCTACATTCCCCTGCTCATCGTCGGGCTGGTGGCGCGTTATACGAATCTGCTCAACCTGAGTCAACCATGGGACACGCTGTCCAATCCATGGATCATCCTCATGCTTTGCGTCTTGGTCATCATCGAAATGCTGGCAGATAAAGTGCCGGCGGTCAACCACATCAACGACGTGATTCAAACCTTCATCCGCCCTACTGCGGGGGCGATCGCCTTCGCCGCGAGCGCAAACGTGGTGACGGATGTCAGTCCCGTGCTGGCATTGGCGGCGGGTCTGCTCGTGGCAGGGACGGTGCACGTCGCCAAGGCAGGCGCGCTCCGCCCAGCAGTGACAGCAACCACCGGCGGCGCGGGGAACGTCCCTGTGTCTATTGCGGAGGATATCATCTCCACCGTGCTGTCCATTGTCGCCATCATCCTGCCGATCCTCATCGGCACGCTGATCATCGTGGTCGGCGCGTTCATCATCTATTGGCTATACCGCCGCGCGAACCGCGTCACGACCTGA
- a CDS encoding ABC transporter ATP-binding protein produces MLTLTSITKSYNNKPLLQNITFTVAEGETVCLLGASGSGKSTLLRMIAGLESPDSGFISFGGLDLASTPPHLRDFGLVFQDYALFPHLNVNDNVAFGLKMRRMGQDEITQRVANSLELVNLKGFGGRSVNDLSGGEQQRVALARALAIRPRLLMFDEPLGALDRTLRKGLLNELQTILQKTKVPAIYVTHDQEEAFAIADRVLILHEGNIIRAGTPADVWANPQSAYVAEFLGLGNVIEGKESGKWKVESGVGEFVVECKHKHSKGEKVSLLARPFEVRSEANVLTGIVADVVFQQDKYKVTLDNGLYVYMQDAPKVGKKVSVRVKVECLG; encoded by the coding sequence ATGCTCACCCTCACCTCCATCACCAAATCCTACAACAACAAACCCCTCCTCCAAAACATCACCTTCACCGTCGCGGAGGGGGAGACGGTCTGCCTCCTCGGCGCGTCGGGGAGCGGCAAGTCCACACTCTTGCGGATGATCGCTGGACTCGAATCGCCCGACTCGGGATTCATCTCCTTCGGCGGACTCGACCTCGCCTCGACTCCGCCTCATCTCCGCGACTTCGGCTTGGTCTTCCAAGATTACGCCTTGTTCCCACACCTCAACGTCAACGACAATGTCGCCTTCGGGTTGAAAATGCGCCGCATGGGACAGGATGAAATCACCCAACGCGTAGCCAATTCGTTGGAGTTGGTCAATCTCAAAGGTTTCGGGGGACGAAGCGTAAACGATCTCTCTGGCGGAGAACAACAACGCGTCGCCCTCGCGCGCGCGCTGGCGATTCGTCCGCGCTTGTTGATGTTCGATGAACCCCTCGGCGCATTGGACAGGACTCTGCGTAAAGGATTGTTGAACGAGTTGCAGACGATTTTACAAAAAACAAAAGTCCCCGCGATCTACGTCACGCACGATCAAGAGGAAGCCTTTGCCATCGCCGACCGCGTCTTGATTTTGCATGAAGGCAACATCATCCGCGCAGGGACTCCCGCCGACGTGTGGGCGAATCCGCAGTCCGCGTATGTGGCAGAATTTTTGGGGTTGGGGAATGTGATTGAGGGAAAAGAAAGTGGAAAATGGAAAGTGGAAAGTGGGGTGGGCGAGTTTGTTGTTGAGTGCAAGCACAAACATTCAAAGGGAGAAAAAGTTTCGTTATTGGCGAGACCGTTCGAGGTCAGGAGTGAAGCGAATGTTTTGACAGGCATTGTCGCGGATGTCGTCTTCCAACAAGATAAATACAAAGTCACGCTCGATAACGGACTGTACGTCTACATGCAAGATGCGCCGAAAGTCGGGAAGAAAGTCTCGGTGAGAGTTAAGGTAGAATGTCTCGGATGA
- a CDS encoding DUF402 domain-containing protein produces MRTSEAVLRIKVQKKNPAGEVVYEYEGDELRRDDTSIVLEALFDRADMPFQDVIFKQGDRFVEYYYTDRWYNIFAIYGGDDGQIKGWYCNIGKPAVIEDGVVSYVDLALDLWVSANGRQTVLDEDEFDALALTDDLRKNALIGLGELKQVFLNDKPPL; encoded by the coding sequence ATGAGAACAAGCGAAGCAGTCCTGCGGATCAAAGTACAGAAAAAGAATCCAGCAGGCGAGGTGGTGTATGAATACGAAGGTGACGAATTGCGCCGCGACGACACATCCATTGTGCTTGAGGCGTTATTCGACCGCGCCGATATGCCGTTCCAAGATGTGATCTTCAAACAAGGCGACCGCTTCGTGGAATATTATTACACCGACCGTTGGTACAACATCTTCGCCATCTACGGCGGGGATGATGGGCAGATCAAAGGCTGGTATTGCAACATCGGCAAACCCGCTGTGATCGAAGATGGAGTTGTCTCGTACGTTGATCTGGCGTTGGACCTGTGGGTTTCTGCGAACGGGAGGCAAACCGTTTTGGATGAAGATGAATTTGACGCGCTTGCCTTGACCGATGATCTAAGAAAGAACGCGCTGATCGGATTGGGCGAGTTGAAGCAAGTGTTCTTAAACGACAAACCTCCGCTGTGA